In the Trichoderma atroviride chromosome 4, complete sequence genome, GATTGTCACAAGCACATGACCAATCGTCTACTTCCTCCACACTCGTTACTTTTAGTGTTTTGCTTGTCGTTTGTAGCAGCGTGCTTGTTGGTGATATTTGATCGTGGAGAGGGGTGTTTTCTCTTAAAGGGGGTTTCCTGGGAAAAGGATAGATTGGAGCGTATGATACCCGGTTTACATATTTAGTGGGTTTGTtgaatatataattattgAACGTTTGATTtggtttaaaaaaaagtttgttATTCTTGAAAAGCAGGTTAAAAAAGCCGTTGgttcaaagaaagaagaaaaggtaaAAAGTAAACATAAAAGTCATTAGCTCTATTGCATTAAAAGATGATACAAATCCAAAAGACGCAAACGCCTTGCAATTACACCTTGTAAAAGCAAAATCCGATGTAAAAGCTggccgcctccatctcctcatccgAGACTAGCAGTCTGCCACCGCCTCTCTCACGAACGCCCATCCTCTCGCTCAGGGGTCCCAATTCAGGGTCATCCTTTTCCGTCTCCCAAATATCCGAAAAGGACTTGTGGAACTGCAATTCCAAGTTGAAGTCTTCGGCTAGCGCACGGAAGGCCTCCCAGGGGACGACATACTCGGGGACTTcctcgacggcctcgtcCAGGAAGAAATTGTATTTCCACCCAAACGCAGGCCGAAAGATGCCATCTTCGGGGGTCTTGCCCGGGAAACGCACGCGGTAGATTGAGTTGCCCCATTCGGCTGTCGGTTcggcctcgccctcttcgaCTTCGCCGTCCTCTGGCTCTGCGGGAGGTGGCGTGGTTGTGGGGGTGGTGGACTCTTGGccattttccttcttttcatcctctttGGCTTTCCGCTTAGCAGCTAATtcggcgttgaagatgcgGACGCGCTCGCCGAGAACGTCGGAATTGGGAATGCAGCCGATGAAGCGGCCGCCCTTTTTGAGTGCGCCAGCGACGTTGCGAAGCATGGTGCGGGCATGGTTTTCGGATTCGAAAGCATAGTGCATGCAGAACATCATGCTCACAACGTCAAAACCACGGCGGTTCATCGTGGACGGGTCGAAGCCGACCTGGCGGATAATCTCGACGTCTTCAATGCTCTCCGCGTAGCAATCTTTGACGTGAAAGCGCGCGTCAAAGAGACGAGGTGGTGGCCTATGGTTGAATCGCCCGCCACGACCACCTCGGCCCCCGCGAGAGCCCATCTGTCGATATCGATCTCTCGCCTGCTCGATACTGACGTTGGCGGGATCCAAGCCGACGTAGAGCTGAATAGGCTGCGGTGCCTGCTGCCACTTGCTGAGGTCACCGCCCTTTCCACAGCCGATGTCAAGAACGAGAAGCTCCTTGCCGCTGGAGCGTCCCGCCTCCCGCGAGCCAGGATCGTGGTCCTCGTCGGGCGAGTAGCGCTGGATGATGCAGCTCTTGACCCAGTTGTTGAAGACGCGCAGGCCCTTGATCTTGCTCTCGCGGGTGCGCCAGTCGCGTCCCCGCTGGGGCACGCTGTTGTAGTGCTCTCTGACGACATCGTTGATGCCTCGTATCTTGCTCGCCTCGGCGGCCTGGACGGCTTCGGCGGCTTGACGATCGCGTtcgagctggcgctggcggatggCCTCCCGCTCGGCCTCGGAGAAGCGGGCTCGCGCCCCAGGGCGCTTCTGCTTTCTGGGCTGCTCGGAGGGGGATATGGCGCGTCGCTTGGGTGCTTGGAGAGAGTTGGCATTGTACGGCTGAGGGAGGTCGTCTTGCAGGTCGTCTTCAGCTGGTCGCTTGTAGGGTCTCCTCGGAGGGGGGGAGTCGGGATCGGAGTGTTGGCCCATTGCGAGATGCGAATGGAGTTGAATTGATTGTGAGTTGTTATATAGGGTTTTATGGCACTCTCAGAGAGAAATTTGGGCTGAATAGGTAGCAAAAGAAGTTTTTTGGTGGTTGATGAAGCAGATTTTAGCTGTAGTTTGTTTAGTGTATGGAGAAAGTTGGGGTGCTTGTGAAGGCTTAAGCAGATAAAGTTTGACAGACCGTGCTGGGAGCGGGAACTTGTGCACTACTGCCATCATCTACactccagctgcagcattcATCATCACGCCCTCAAATTCACCCCACATCGCCCAAAAGATGTCAAATTTTTCTGATATTCAGCCTAGTACTTAATAGCTAATTCTACCAAAAATAAAATCGACTGTTATAATTTGAGTCGTCAAGTCAGTCTCTCCCCTTTGGGCGATGCGCGACATACACACTCAAAAAGGTTCCACAACCATGGTTCTTAAGATGCTGCCCGGCACGCTTTTGGAATCCTCCAAGTACATACTGCCATCGTCAACGCTGGTAATAAGGTCTGA is a window encoding:
- a CDS encoding uncharacterized protein (BUSCO:EOG092D2DQ7) is translated as MGQHSDPDSPPPRRPYKRPAEDDLQDDLPQPYNANSLQAPKRRAISPSEQPRKQKRPGARARFSEAEREAIRQRQLERDRQAAEAVQAAEASKIRGINDVVREHYNSVPQRGRDWRTRESKIKGLRVFNNWVKSCIIQRYSPDEDHDPGSREAGRSSGKELLVLDIGCGKGGDLSKWQQAPQPIQLYVGLDPANVSIEQARDRYRQMGSRGGRGGRGGRFNHRPPPRLFDARFHVKDCYAESIEDVEIIRQVGFDPSTMNRRGFDVVSMMFCMHYAFESENHARTMLRNVAGALKKGGRFIGCIPNSDVLGERVRIFNAELAAKRKAKEDEKKENGQESTTPTTTPPPAEPEDGEVEEGEAEPTAEWGNSIYRVRFPGKTPEDGIFRPAFGWKYNFFLDEAVEEVPEYVVPWEAFRALAEDFNLELQFHKSFSDIWETEKDDPELGPLSERMGVRERGGGRLLVSDEEMEAASFYIGFCFYKV